The proteins below come from a single Chitinophaga pinensis DSM 2588 genomic window:
- a CDS encoding RNA polymerase sigma-70 factor: protein MDVVQDTDKLLLAALKKGDELAFSVLYDRYWAELYTMCYRRIGDEDAAKDIVQNIFVNLWTSRKEILIENTLAPYLNRAVRNRTISFYKKNMASMSRDAQFQHEQVQYAPDSSLDAKELEAVINDEIASMSDTMRKAFVLSRHENKSIREIATELSLSEQTIKNNISQALDRLRKKTQSFYAEPANILGVLIILLTKP, encoded by the coding sequence ATGGATGTTGTTCAGGATACAGACAAACTATTGCTCGCGGCCTTGAAAAAAGGCGATGAACTCGCCTTCAGTGTCTTATACGACCGTTACTGGGCGGAATTATATACGATGTGCTACCGCAGGATCGGTGATGAAGATGCTGCAAAAGACATTGTACAGAATATATTTGTCAATCTCTGGACCTCCCGTAAAGAGATCCTCATAGAAAATACCCTGGCCCCTTATCTCAACAGGGCCGTGCGCAACAGGACCATCAGCTTTTATAAAAAGAACATGGCCAGCATGAGCCGGGATGCACAGTTTCAACACGAACAGGTACAATACGCGCCTGATTCCAGCCTGGATGCCAAAGAACTGGAAGCCGTCATTAATGATGAAATAGCCAGCATGTCAGATACCATGCGGAAAGCTTTTGTATTAAGCCGTCATGAAAATAAATCCATCCGTGAAATAGCGACAGAGCTCTCCCTTTCTGAACAGACAATTAAAAATAATATCTCTCAGGCACTCGACCGGCTGAGAAAAAAGACACAATCCTTCTACGCAGAACCTGCCAACATACTCGGCGTCCTCATTATCCTGTTAACAAAACCGTAA
- a CDS encoding DinB family protein: MSTQVENTAIAQTEQIIGQLLHTWDAQNKRVTGFFAKYADEDYMEEVAPGRSRAIYLLGHLMSTNDGLLPLFGLGERLYPQLETLFSRNPDRTFDDIPSMAELRSYWENVNNTLTAHFSKMTAQDWLSRHMSVSEEDFAKEPSRNKLNVLVSRTVHAGYHMGQLIFLKKKENA; this comes from the coding sequence ATGAGCACACAAGTTGAAAATACCGCGATAGCGCAGACTGAACAGATCATTGGCCAGCTGCTGCATACCTGGGACGCGCAGAATAAGAGAGTTACCGGATTCTTTGCCAAATATGCCGACGAAGATTATATGGAAGAAGTAGCACCGGGAAGAAGCAGGGCGATTTACCTGTTAGGGCACCTGATGTCTACTAACGACGGCCTGTTACCACTGTTCGGATTAGGGGAAAGACTGTATCCTCAGCTGGAAACACTGTTCAGCAGAAATCCTGACAGGACTTTTGACGACATTCCTTCTATGGCTGAGTTGAGAAGCTATTGGGAGAACGTAAATAACACCCTGACAGCACATTTTAGCAAGATGACCGCGCAGGATTGGTTATCAAGACACATGAGTGTATCTGAAGAAGATTTTGCAAAAGAACCCAGCCGTAATAAACTGAATGTACTGGTAAGCCGTACCGTACATGCCGGTTATCATATGGGACAGCTGATTTTCCTGAAGAAGAAAGAGAATGCATAG
- a CDS encoding DNA-3-methyladenine glycosylase I, with protein sequence MSYCSAIEFMSAEKQAIHKAYHDKHYGFPIHDDNELFCRLIMEINQAGLSWETILRKEAGFRKAYSNFNIKKVAAYTEADRERLMADPNIIRNRLKINAAIENAKTILQLQKEYGSFEKWLEAHHPKTKEEWVKLFKKTFKFTGGEIVNEFLMSIGMLPGAHNSTCEIYKKVVKANPLWATKQ encoded by the coding sequence ATGTCATATTGCAGCGCTATCGAATTCATGTCAGCAGAAAAGCAAGCTATTCACAAAGCTTATCATGATAAACACTACGGCTTCCCTATCCATGATGATAACGAGTTATTCTGCCGCCTGATCATGGAGATCAACCAGGCAGGTCTCAGTTGGGAAACCATCCTCCGGAAAGAAGCTGGTTTCAGGAAGGCTTACAGCAATTTCAACATCAAAAAAGTAGCTGCCTATACGGAAGCCGACCGTGAAAGACTCATGGCAGATCCCAATATTATCAGGAACAGGCTGAAGATCAATGCGGCTATCGAAAACGCCAAAACGATCCTGCAATTGCAGAAAGAATATGGCTCTTTTGAGAAATGGCTGGAAGCCCATCACCCTAAAACCAAAGAAGAATGGGTGAAGCTGTTTAAGAAGACGTTCAAATTCACCGGCGGTGAGATCGTGAATGAGTTTCTGATGAGTATCGGTATGCTCCCGGGCGCACACAACAGCACCTGCGAGATCTACAAAAAGGTAGTAAAAGCCAACCCACTCTGGGCAACAAAACAATAA
- a CDS encoding FAD-binding oxidoreductase, with amino-acid sequence MEAIVKILSADYVTHDVRRFRLEKPADYIFTPGQATELSINKEDWKDKRNPFTFTALTDAPYLEFTIKIYPEHQGVTHQLSLLNPGDELILRESWGAIEYKGPGYFIAGGAGITPFIAIFRHLHTTGKARENKLFFSNKTDKDIILAEELKNILGDNAHFTITRQKDSQHDQRRIDSDFLKAEINDFSKHFYICGPDPMVQELTATLEQLGANADAVVFEK; translated from the coding sequence ATGGAAGCTATCGTTAAAATACTATCCGCAGACTACGTTACCCATGACGTGAGAAGGTTCAGACTGGAAAAACCGGCAGACTACATCTTTACTCCCGGCCAGGCAACAGAGTTATCTATCAACAAAGAAGACTGGAAAGACAAAAGGAATCCGTTCACCTTTACTGCGCTCACTGATGCACCTTACCTGGAGTTTACTATCAAGATCTACCCGGAACATCAGGGTGTAACACATCAACTTAGTCTGCTGAACCCTGGAGATGAACTCATTCTCCGGGAATCCTGGGGAGCCATTGAATACAAAGGCCCTGGTTACTTCATTGCCGGCGGTGCAGGTATTACGCCGTTTATCGCGATCTTCCGGCACCTGCATACAACAGGTAAAGCCAGAGAGAATAAACTGTTCTTCTCCAACAAAACGGATAAAGACATTATCCTGGCGGAAGAGCTGAAAAACATCCTGGGAGATAATGCCCATTTTACGATCACCCGGCAGAAAGACAGTCAGCACGATCAACGACGGATAGACAGTGATTTCCTGAAAGCAGAAATCAACGATTTCAGCAAACACTTTTACATCTGCGGGCCTGACCCGATGGTACAGGAACTGACGGCTACACTGGAACAACTAGGCGCCAATGCAGATGCAGTGGTGTTTGAAAAATAA
- a CDS encoding DUF3606 domain-containing protein — MEKYELQGDGGNNGEHQQTFVIADLAEELGVSTQEVLAAVEIVGDDPVRVREFVRRNHTEIDDTNEV, encoded by the coding sequence ATGGAAAAATATGAGTTACAGGGAGATGGAGGAAACAATGGCGAACATCAGCAGACTTTTGTAATCGCAGACCTGGCAGAAGAACTGGGGGTATCAACGCAGGAAGTACTGGCCGCCGTAGAAATAGTGGGAGATGACCCGGTAAGAGTGAGAGAATTTGTCCGCCGGAACCACACGGAAATAGACGATACCAATGAAGTATAA
- a CDS encoding winged helix-turn-helix transcriptional regulator, which yields MNYNEFKYCGLNVALGVLSGKWKPVILFYLFHQEEIRFTELWRAIPKVAKKVLLEQLRQMEQDELIIRDEKNGFPPEVWYRISEKGRALGPALAALESWANEHAAEKVDLLKIRRKVTLR from the coding sequence ATGAATTATAACGAATTTAAATATTGCGGTCTGAATGTGGCACTGGGTGTCTTGTCTGGTAAGTGGAAACCGGTGATTCTCTTTTACCTCTTCCATCAGGAAGAGATCAGGTTTACAGAATTGTGGCGGGCTATTCCCAAAGTGGCGAAGAAGGTATTGCTGGAACAGCTGCGTCAGATGGAACAGGACGAATTGATCATCAGGGATGAAAAGAATGGCTTTCCACCGGAAGTATGGTACCGTATCTCAGAAAAGGGTAGAGCATTGGGGCCTGCGCTGGCAGCGCTGGAATCATGGGCGAACGAACATGCGGCTGAGAAGGTAGACTTGCTGAAAATCCGGCGGAAGGTCACCCTGCGTTAG
- a CDS encoding MBL fold metallo-hydrolase yields the protein MKVQLLRNASLVLTVREKTLLVDPYLAPKGTYAAFDFTGNERRNPLVDLPLSEQQLAALIAHTDAVLLTHIHSDHWDDTAREFIPKHIPVLCQPANEDTIREQGYTNVTPVADELIWEGIKISRTHGQHGTGQIGERMGIVSGYVISDGEEELYIAGDTIWCDDVKQALDKYKPKKIIVNGGGARFVEGDAIVMDIRDILQVCNYAPGASVSVVHLEAVNHGKQSREEIRKALQEQQFTHRCFVPEDGAFLF from the coding sequence ATGAAAGTACAATTATTGAGAAATGCTTCACTGGTACTGACTGTCCGGGAAAAGACCCTCCTGGTGGATCCGTATTTAGCGCCTAAAGGAACGTATGCAGCATTTGACTTTACCGGCAATGAGCGCCGAAATCCACTGGTAGACCTTCCATTGAGTGAACAGCAATTAGCTGCGCTCATTGCACATACAGACGCCGTTTTACTGACGCATATCCATTCGGATCACTGGGATGATACCGCGCGTGAATTCATCCCTAAACACATACCGGTATTATGTCAGCCTGCAAATGAAGACACTATCCGGGAACAGGGTTATACTAACGTAACCCCTGTTGCAGATGAACTGATATGGGAAGGCATAAAGATCAGCCGTACACATGGTCAGCATGGTACCGGGCAGATAGGTGAGCGCATGGGAATCGTATCCGGCTATGTGATCAGCGATGGCGAAGAAGAGCTTTACATCGCCGGAGATACCATCTGGTGCGACGATGTAAAGCAGGCACTGGATAAATATAAACCTAAGAAGATCATTGTCAATGGTGGCGGCGCCCGCTTTGTAGAAGGAGACGCAATCGTGATGGATATTCGGGATATCTTACAGGTATGCAATTACGCACCTGGTGCCAGTGTATCGGTGGTACACCTGGAAGCGGTCAATCATGGGAAGCAATCCCGTGAGGAGATCAGGAAAGCCCTGCAGGAACAACAGTTCACACACAGGTGTTTCGTGCCGGAGGATGGTGCATTCCTTTTCTAA
- a CDS encoding sensor histidine kinase has protein sequence MQRLLLLATGNYLYAVSQGQLDRDSAMLFVTGTYKLSRLMPYNEGYKTGQDYPGQALIDAGRIAEAASLVNTVKGSPRLQLLAELSNYYLHRPGSMPEDLAEAGRFIHLLQQESETAKDNFWLLQSYWLLGALYADQGDIPKSQPYFSQGVARCRKSGDKRSLLLSLLYQANGLPIGTPQKETYFQEALTLSRDNKWTMLQYWIMHHTILEHFRTNPPVVEKEMMEALALEKEIGYLHHQYSYTNLSYVHGLRGDAIQGIKYADLAVKAMEATKDTAFSSLICMRLSQMYGNAEEVEMASKWNERAISVPLTKETQIIWYKSFLDRLTLLRRRKTPEEALKLIEKFNREHPAETMYNKMMLTIQAAGAYEESGNMQKALESYLQFIEIAKKFPPQFAYAETLTSYNAVARFYLTTGNFALARKYTSLTLEHPIGKISAPDLARTYNLLYRIDSSTGDYLSALKNMHQYMYYRDSVFSISQRKAMDGLIIRYETQKKDQDIRILKQDTQLQKAKLSRSATMAKITLGGIALLLIIVGLLYNQYRIKRKASQEALARNEALQQLVEEKEWLLREVHHRVKNNLQTIVSLLESQSAYLQNEALLAIQESQNRIYAMSLIHQKLYHDENVSSVNMGVYLPELVQYLRLSYNVKNNVLFNVQVHDVELDVSQAIPLGLIVNEAVTNAIKYAFPVPQTGNSISISLLADDERAKLTITDNGVGIPGDILQGNVRGLGLKLICGLANDIEGELLLKNNGGASVTISFEISQPLHSVAGSNTAATTA, from the coding sequence ATGCAAAGACTGTTATTACTGGCCACCGGCAACTATCTGTATGCCGTCTCTCAGGGACAGCTGGACAGAGACAGTGCCATGCTCTTTGTAACAGGTACTTATAAATTGAGCAGGTTAATGCCCTATAATGAGGGATATAAAACCGGTCAGGACTATCCCGGTCAGGCATTGATTGACGCCGGCAGGATCGCGGAAGCAGCCAGCCTTGTGAATACGGTGAAAGGCAGTCCCCGGCTACAGCTATTGGCAGAACTGAGCAACTATTACCTCCACCGGCCAGGTAGTATGCCGGAAGATCTGGCGGAAGCAGGCAGGTTTATCCATCTTTTACAACAGGAAAGCGAGACTGCGAAAGATAATTTCTGGTTATTACAGAGTTACTGGCTGCTGGGCGCCCTTTACGCCGACCAGGGGGATATCCCGAAGAGTCAACCTTATTTCAGTCAGGGGGTCGCGCGCTGCAGGAAATCAGGTGATAAAAGGTCGCTGCTGCTTTCTCTCCTGTATCAGGCCAACGGACTTCCCATCGGCACTCCACAGAAAGAAACCTATTTCCAGGAAGCGCTCACATTATCCAGGGACAATAAATGGACCATGCTGCAATACTGGATTATGCATCATACCATACTGGAACATTTTCGTACCAACCCTCCGGTTGTGGAAAAGGAAATGATGGAAGCACTGGCACTGGAAAAAGAAATCGGCTATCTGCACCATCAATATTCCTATACCAATTTGTCCTATGTGCATGGACTGAGGGGAGACGCCATACAGGGCATCAAATACGCGGATCTGGCAGTAAAAGCCATGGAAGCGACAAAAGACACCGCCTTCTCTTCACTCATCTGTATGCGTTTGTCACAGATGTATGGTAACGCAGAGGAAGTAGAAATGGCATCCAAATGGAACGAAAGAGCTATCAGCGTCCCATTGACGAAAGAAACCCAGATAATATGGTACAAAAGCTTTTTAGACAGGCTGACACTGCTCCGGCGCAGAAAAACACCTGAGGAAGCACTTAAACTGATAGAGAAGTTCAATCGCGAACATCCTGCGGAAACCATGTATAATAAAATGATGCTGACCATTCAGGCGGCCGGCGCTTATGAAGAATCAGGCAACATGCAGAAAGCGCTGGAGTCTTATCTTCAGTTCATTGAAATAGCAAAAAAGTTCCCACCACAATTTGCGTACGCGGAAACATTAACGTCGTATAATGCAGTGGCCCGGTTTTATCTGACGACAGGCAACTTTGCACTCGCCCGGAAATACACGTCACTGACGCTTGAACACCCTATTGGCAAAATATCTGCGCCTGACCTGGCACGCACCTATAATCTGCTGTATAGAATTGACTCCTCCACCGGCGACTATTTATCGGCATTGAAAAATATGCACCAATACATGTACTACCGGGACTCTGTCTTCAGCATCTCCCAGCGTAAAGCAATGGACGGTCTGATCATCAGGTACGAAACACAAAAGAAAGACCAGGACATCCGCATCCTCAAACAGGACACCCAGCTGCAAAAGGCAAAACTGTCCCGCTCCGCCACTATGGCCAAGATCACATTGGGTGGTATTGCCTTACTGCTGATCATCGTAGGTTTGCTGTATAACCAGTACCGTATCAAACGAAAAGCCAGTCAGGAAGCCCTGGCCAGAAACGAAGCATTGCAACAGCTGGTAGAGGAAAAAGAATGGCTTCTGCGGGAAGTACATCACCGCGTAAAAAACAACCTGCAGACGATCGTCAGTCTGCTGGAATCACAGTCAGCTTACCTCCAGAATGAAGCCTTACTGGCCATCCAGGAAAGCCAGAACAGGATCTATGCCATGTCCCTGATCCACCAGAAACTCTATCACGATGAAAACGTCTCATCCGTTAATATGGGCGTTTATCTCCCTGAACTGGTACAGTACCTCCGTCTGAGCTACAACGTTAAAAACAATGTGCTGTTCAATGTACAGGTACATGACGTAGAACTGGACGTATCTCAGGCCATCCCTTTGGGACTGATCGTCAATGAAGCGGTTACCAATGCGATCAAATACGCCTTTCCTGTACCGCAGACAGGCAATAGCATCAGTATTTCATTGCTCGCTGATGACGAACGCGCGAAGTTGACAATTACGGATAATGGAGTGGGTATCCCGGGGGATATTTTACAGGGGAATGTACGCGGACTGGGGTTAAAACTTATCTGCGGACTGGCAAATGACATAGAAGGAGAACTCTTGCTGAAAAACAACGGAGGTGCGTCTGTTACGATCTCCTTTGAAATAAGTCAGCCCTTGCATAGCGTTGCAGGAAGCAATACCGCCGCTACAACAGCCTAA
- a CDS encoding right-handed parallel beta-helix repeat-containing protein, with amino-acid sequence MKKNRTYLAQALLCASILALSTSCKKEEAIQEKLNADSDLAVTATATGREFTLLPDATGRLAIDNSAGTYKAGDIINLKGTIKVLQISNMSGSASAPIVVRNLAGNTVTIGNPAWNGGAYGVACVFWNCHYIRFGGQSGQSSVIISGSTAAAKASYYDLQLGNKTDNIEVSNLTIQNGGNGIVAKTDPVKGDASTAYPNTTMMNLKIHDVLIKNTTNEAMYIGHTATYWDLTANAPYYGSTSAMTSGHQYVQPVIWRNVKIYNNTCKDIGLDGIQTAAIDQLEVYNNEVTNWALQRDGYHNGGILIGGRTTNTNVHDNWVHDGWGEMLQFYGSGENGATHIINNNLFSKNQGEGLSIRGTANAVVRITNNTIAWTKGNSLRLNGSTGMKTAQIISNNAFIRPINGVTTITVRNYIYAEVGAIFTEGTGSVVNKKFPTVQSAKVDINNYYLPMAGSQMGNAGYRKK; translated from the coding sequence ATGAAGAAGAACCGCACCTACCTGGCGCAGGCATTGCTTTGCGCGTCTATCCTTGCCTTGTCTACAAGCTGCAAAAAAGAAGAAGCTATTCAGGAAAAATTAAACGCAGACAGTGATCTGGCTGTTACCGCAACGGCTACAGGAAGAGAATTTACATTGCTGCCGGACGCTACCGGCCGACTGGCAATTGACAACTCTGCGGGTACCTACAAAGCAGGGGACATCATCAATCTTAAAGGGACAATTAAAGTATTGCAGATCTCTAACATGAGCGGTAGTGCATCTGCGCCGATCGTGGTACGCAATCTCGCCGGTAATACCGTAACAATCGGTAATCCTGCCTGGAATGGCGGTGCATACGGTGTAGCCTGTGTATTCTGGAACTGTCATTACATCCGTTTCGGCGGACAGTCAGGTCAGTCATCCGTTATCATCAGTGGTTCTACTGCAGCTGCAAAAGCATCTTACTACGATCTTCAGCTGGGTAACAAAACAGATAACATCGAAGTATCTAACCTGACTATTCAGAATGGCGGAAATGGCATCGTTGCCAAGACAGATCCTGTGAAGGGGGATGCAAGTACGGCTTATCCAAATACGACCATGATGAACCTGAAGATCCATGATGTGCTGATCAAGAATACGACCAACGAGGCGATGTATATCGGTCATACTGCTACTTACTGGGATCTGACAGCGAATGCACCCTATTATGGTTCTACTTCCGCAATGACGAGTGGTCATCAGTATGTGCAACCTGTAATATGGCGTAATGTAAAGATCTATAACAACACGTGTAAAGATATCGGACTGGATGGTATTCAGACAGCCGCGATCGATCAACTGGAAGTGTACAATAACGAAGTGACCAACTGGGCATTGCAGAGAGATGGTTATCACAATGGTGGTATCCTGATCGGTGGCCGTACGACCAACACCAATGTACATGACAACTGGGTACATGACGGCTGGGGTGAGATGCTGCAGTTCTACGGTTCCGGTGAGAACGGCGCTACGCACATCATCAATAATAACCTGTTTTCAAAGAACCAGGGTGAAGGTTTGAGCATCAGAGGTACGGCGAATGCGGTGGTAAGGATCACCAATAATACGATCGCCTGGACAAAAGGTAACAGCCTTCGTCTGAATGGCAGTACTGGTATGAAAACAGCGCAGATCATCAGTAACAACGCATTTATCAGACCTATCAATGGTGTCACTACCATTACGGTAAGAAACTATATTTATGCGGAAGTGGGCGCTATTTTTACAGAAGGTACGGGTTCAGTAGTGAATAAGAAATTCCCGACTGTGCAGTCTGCAAAAGTAGACATCAATAACTACTATCTTCCAATGGCAGGTTCTCAGATGGGAAATGCCGGTTACAGAAAGAAATAA
- a CDS encoding FAD binding domain-containing protein, producing the protein MKIIVIGGSIGGLSTGIALLQQGFDVEIYERAAKDMKDRGAGLVIQPEMMDYLMEHRIAPKDIFGVPARQRQILDENGTPVLRYPNDTQFTSWNYLWRQLKDYFPAERYFYGHELQAIGQDPYAVTATFSNGTKVTAELLIGADGYNSIVRRQIYPAVLPEYAGYVAYRGLIPEQELTLEEAAFFAGKFTLFPYENSHLLSYMVPGPDGELKKGKRLYNWVWYQNKTNAELEKLLTDKNGQQRQFTVPAGSMNADSLTALHQLAYEQLPPVLRDRVRQTAHPFVQVIFDLAVPEMYQGRVAILGDAAFVVRPHTASGTAKAYRDAIVLANSLSDYEDIETALAYWSGQQTRYGLAIVNHGKQLAARSRLGVQMV; encoded by the coding sequence ATGAAAATAATCGTTATAGGCGGCTCTATCGGCGGCCTGAGTACAGGCATAGCCCTGCTGCAACAAGGCTTCGACGTGGAGATATATGAACGGGCAGCAAAAGATATGAAAGACAGAGGCGCGGGTCTTGTCATACAACCTGAAATGATGGACTACCTCATGGAACATCGTATTGCACCGAAGGACATATTTGGCGTACCAGCCAGACAAAGACAGATCCTCGATGAAAATGGTACTCCGGTGCTGAGATATCCGAATGATACACAGTTTACCTCCTGGAATTATCTCTGGCGTCAGCTTAAAGACTATTTTCCGGCTGAAAGATATTTTTATGGCCACGAATTACAGGCGATCGGACAGGATCCTTATGCTGTGACGGCCACATTTAGCAATGGGACAAAGGTGACGGCGGAATTACTGATCGGTGCAGACGGATATAACTCCATTGTGAGAAGGCAAATATATCCTGCCGTGCTGCCGGAATACGCTGGCTATGTCGCCTACAGGGGACTGATTCCTGAACAGGAACTAACATTGGAAGAGGCCGCCTTCTTCGCCGGTAAATTCACCCTCTTTCCTTACGAGAACTCCCATTTGCTCTCGTATATGGTACCAGGACCGGATGGTGAACTGAAGAAAGGGAAACGTTTGTATAACTGGGTGTGGTACCAAAATAAAACAAATGCCGAACTCGAAAAATTACTCACCGATAAAAACGGGCAACAGCGACAGTTTACGGTACCAGCTGGCTCGATGAATGCAGACAGTCTGACGGCACTGCACCAACTGGCCTATGAACAGCTGCCTCCTGTCTTACGCGATCGCGTACGCCAGACCGCACATCCTTTCGTACAGGTCATTTTTGATCTGGCCGTACCGGAGATGTACCAGGGAAGAGTAGCTATCCTGGGAGACGCCGCTTTTGTGGTCAGGCCACACACTGCTTCCGGTACAGCAAAAGCTTACCGGGATGCCATTGTACTGGCGAATAGTCTAAGCGATTATGAAGATATCGAAACAGCGCTGGCTTATTGGAGCGGACAGCAAACCCGGTATGGATTGGCGATCGTCAATCACGGCAAACAACTGGCAGCCAGAAGCCGCTTAGGCGTGCAAATGGTATAA
- a CDS encoding MFS transporter, with the protein MASLTKAQVFIMAATAGTSVANVYYSQPILNTIAHSFQTSAEKVGIISVLGQVGYGIGLFFLTPIGDMIERKLLILYLQAGLFISLLLMAFSPTLPVLYAGSLLIGVFSVVAQVILPMAASLVKENRGKIVGQIFTGILVGILVARVFSGFITNWLGWQYVYLLSAVMVFFTGILMQADFPPMHERFDGTYSRLLTSTVDQLRRFPLLRRTALTGMLAFGTLSAFWVTLTFYLSEAPFNYSASLIGLFGLLAAAGALLAPIFGKLADKGTQSRSLLFSTGITLISILVLKLFPGSLTGIWLTVILLDIGVQATQVTNIAIIYSLDHLANSRINMVYMTSYFVGGALGTYLSIVLWNTGGWSWSTSFMIFLGALAILNVISTPRMQKQTH; encoded by the coding sequence ATGGCATCTCTAACAAAAGCACAGGTATTTATAATGGCTGCAACTGCAGGTACCAGTGTAGCAAATGTCTATTACAGCCAACCCATACTCAATACGATCGCACACTCCTTTCAGACATCCGCAGAAAAAGTGGGAATCATCTCTGTTTTGGGCCAGGTTGGTTATGGTATAGGTCTCTTCTTCCTCACACCCATAGGTGATATGATAGAACGTAAGCTCCTGATATTGTACCTGCAGGCAGGCTTATTCATCTCTCTGCTCTTAATGGCATTCTCTCCGACACTGCCTGTGTTATATGCAGGAAGTCTGCTGATCGGCGTCTTCTCTGTAGTTGCACAGGTCATACTCCCTATGGCCGCCAGCCTCGTAAAAGAAAACAGGGGTAAAATCGTTGGACAGATCTTCACCGGTATCCTGGTGGGCATTCTTGTTGCCCGTGTATTCAGTGGTTTTATTACCAACTGGCTGGGCTGGCAATACGTGTACCTGTTGTCTGCGGTGATGGTATTCTTTACCGGTATCCTCATGCAGGCCGACTTCCCTCCGATGCATGAACGATTCGACGGCACCTACAGCAGACTGCTTACATCAACAGTAGACCAGTTACGGCGATTTCCACTTTTGAGACGAACTGCCCTAACCGGTATGCTTGCCTTCGGTACACTAAGCGCTTTCTGGGTAACGCTGACATTCTATCTGAGTGAGGCGCCATTCAACTACTCCGCCTCCCTGATAGGTCTTTTTGGCTTACTGGCCGCTGCCGGTGCATTACTAGCACCAATCTTTGGTAAACTGGCGGACAAAGGCACACAATCCCGTTCACTGCTCTTCTCTACAGGCATTACACTCATCAGTATTCTTGTGCTGAAACTATTTCCGGGGTCCCTTACTGGTATATGGCTGACGGTAATATTACTGGACATAGGCGTACAGGCGACACAGGTCACCAATATCGCTATCATCTATTCCCTGGACCATCTGGCCAACAGCAGGATTAACATGGTGTATATGACCAGTTACTTCGTAGGCGGCGCACTCGGTACGTATCTATCCATTGTTTTATGGAATACAGGCGGCTGGAGTTGGTCCACCTCCTTTATGATTTTCCTGGGCGCGCTGGCCATCCTTAATGTTATCAGCACCCCCCGTATGCAAAAACAAACTCACTGA
- a CDS encoding Crp/Fnr family transcriptional regulator yields MSDYSSFREHVLKRIPFTEEELNEFCNSFKAVRIKKRQFIEQPGFLARHRYFVVEGAFRAYVIGDEGQEHTIQFAVEDWWISDYNSYIFQQPATMFIVALEDSLILEIDYDSEQRLKNSRCKFETFFRVLAENTAAYMARRVITNLTKTAEQRYEIFLEKYPNIVRKVPQYALASFLGMTTEYLSKLRHKRMAKKS; encoded by the coding sequence ATGTCAGATTACAGTAGCTTCAGAGAGCATGTGCTCAAACGCATCCCCTTTACGGAAGAAGAACTGAATGAGTTCTGCAATAGCTTCAAAGCTGTCAGAATAAAGAAAAGACAGTTTATCGAACAACCCGGTTTTCTGGCCAGACACAGATACTTTGTAGTAGAAGGCGCTTTCAGGGCGTATGTCATTGGGGATGAAGGACAGGAGCATACCATCCAGTTTGCCGTCGAAGACTGGTGGATCTCCGACTACAACAGTTATATCTTCCAGCAACCGGCTACTATGTTCATTGTCGCGCTGGAGGACAGCCTGATACTGGAAATTGATTACGACAGTGAGCAACGCCTCAAAAACAGCCGGTGTAAATTTGAGACATTTTTCCGGGTACTGGCGGAGAATACGGCTGCCTATATGGCCCGCAGGGTGATCACTAACCTCACCAAAACTGCTGAACAACGCTACGAGATCTTCCTGGAAAAATATCCCAATATCGTACGAAAAGTACCCCAATACGCATTAGCCTCCTTCCTGGGCATGACAACAGAATACCTTTCAAAGCTCCGCCACAAAAGGATGGCGAAGAAAAGTTAA